Proteins encoded together in one Candidatus Caldatribacterium sp. window:
- a CDS encoding TolC family protein: MLRGFWVLAVLLVVLTGFCAFGEEEKLPSLSLKEAITLGLEESRTVRLAELTLRAQEVAYREGKANLLLNPSVVSELQLENTWRSAQRSFALTRMDLALRIEEAYYNVLKAERALSLAKENLSRLEKQLEDVRAKFSLGVVAKIDVLRNELEVERARLEVEKAEDNLTLSRMNLGSILGRGLEAQFALSSSLEFAPEAFDLDFCIQYALEHRPEVKEKEEALALRKKELEVVTSYTPPLEREKAKINLAIAEAELADIKESVVLEVRQRFSELLAAERNVPIAEKNVAVARENLSIQQARFEAGVITLLDLLDAQSDLYE; this comes from the coding sequence ATGCTCAGGGGATTTTGGGTACTTGCGGTTCTTCTTGTGGTCCTTACAGGGTTTTGCGCTTTTGGGGAGGAGGAAAAACTCCCTTCCCTGTCCCTCAAGGAGGCCATTACTCTTGGCCTTGAGGAGAGCCGAACCGTTCGCCTTGCCGAGCTCACCCTTCGGGCTCAAGAGGTGGCCTACCGTGAGGGGAAGGCGAACCTCCTTTTGAACCCTTCGGTGGTTTCGGAGCTCCAACTTGAGAATACCTGGCGGAGTGCTCAGAGGAGTTTCGCCCTGACACGGATGGACCTTGCGCTTCGGATTGAGGAGGCCTACTACAACGTCCTCAAGGCAGAGCGGGCTTTAAGTCTTGCCAAAGAGAACCTCTCGCGCTTAGAGAAGCAGCTTGAGGATGTGCGGGCAAAATTCTCCCTTGGCGTGGTAGCGAAAATCGACGTTCTTCGGAATGAGCTCGAGGTTGAGCGAGCTCGCCTTGAAGTCGAAAAGGCAGAGGACAACCTCACCCTTTCCCGGATGAACTTAGGAAGCATCCTTGGCAGGGGCCTTGAAGCGCAGTTTGCCCTTTCCTCAAGCCTTGAGTTTGCTCCTGAAGCCTTTGATCTTGACTTTTGCATCCAGTACGCCTTGGAGCACCGCCCCGAGGTGAAGGAGAAAGAGGAGGCCCTTGCTCTCCGGAAGAAAGAGCTCGAGGTTGTGACCTCCTACACGCCTCCTCTTGAGCGGGAGAAAGCCAAAATCAACCTCGCCATTGCCGAAGCCGAGCTTGCGGATATCAAGGAGTCGGTGGTGCTTGAGGTGCGGCAGAGGTTTTCTGAACTTCTTGCGGCCGAGAGGAATGTCCCAATCGCCGAGAAGAACGTCGCTGTCGCCCGGGAAAACCTGAGCATCCAGCAGGCTCGTTTTGAGGCTGGCGTCATCACCCTTCTTGATCTTCTTGATGCCCAGAGCGACCTTTATGAG